Proteins from a genomic interval of Clostridium sp. 'White wine YQ':
- a CDS encoding transketolase produces the protein MNADLLKIHSQKIREKILVMITEAQSGHPGGSLSITDILTVLYFEKMNINVNDLKDPNRDRFVLAKGHAAPGLYATLMEKGVIGEEWLGKLRQINSILQGHPDMKAIPGIDMSTGSLGQGLSAANGMALAGKVKNKEYRVYAILGDGECQEGQVWEAAMAAAHYKLDNLTAFLDFNGLQIDGKNSDVMNINPIDEKFKAFGWNVIVIDGHDFEQIGNAIDEAKTVKGKPTMIIAKTVKGKGVSFMENNAGWHGVAPSKEELVVALKEIKGGN, from the coding sequence ATGAATGCTGATTTATTGAAAATACATTCGCAAAAAATAAGAGAAAAAATATTAGTGATGATAACAGAAGCTCAATCAGGACATCCAGGTGGATCTCTATCAATAACTGATATATTAACAGTATTGTATTTTGAAAAGATGAATATAAATGTTAATGATTTAAAGGATCCTAATAGAGATAGATTTGTTCTAGCAAAAGGACATGCAGCTCCTGGTTTATATGCAACATTAATGGAAAAAGGTGTTATCGGAGAAGAATGGCTTGGTAAACTAAGACAAATAAATTCTATATTACAAGGACATCCAGATATGAAAGCAATTCCTGGAATAGATATGTCAACTGGTTCATTAGGACAAGGATTATCTGCTGCAAATGGAATGGCATTAGCTGGAAAAGTTAAGAATAAGGAATATAGAGTATACGCAATTTTAGGAGATGGAGAATGTCAAGAAGGACAAGTGTGGGAAGCAGCTATGGCAGCAGCTCATTACAAACTAGACAACCTAACAGCATTTCTTGATTTCAATGGACTACAAATTGATGGTAAAAACTCAGACGTAATGAATATTAATCCAATAGATGAGAAGTTTAAGGCATTTGGATGGAATGTAATAGTTATAGACGGACATGACTTCGAACAAATAGGAAATGCAATAGATGAAGCAAAGACAGTTAAAGGAAAACCAACTATGATTATTGCTAAGACTGTAAAAGGTAAAGGCGTATCATTTATGGAGAATAATGCAGGATGGCATGGAGTTGCACCAAGCAAGGAAGAATTAGTTGTAGCATTAAAGGAAATCAAGGGAGGTAATTAA
- a CDS encoding sigma 54-interacting transcriptional regulator: protein MREISEIISSEDKKNPYTDQELADMLSMPRIKVINERNKQNIPDSRDRRKDILLKDLKEILSLSPNVSERKLTELMIDRGYKISRNIISRVLKEFEEDFLPKEKEISEIEESLVPKMHTQDTGFNKLIGANGSLKNKIDLAKAAILYPPNGLHTLIYGGTGVGKSELAECMYEFAVSNNVKSKDAPFIIFNCADYAENPNLLISQLFGVVKGAYTGANADRDGLVEKANGGILFLDEIHRLPPEGQEILFYLIDKGKYRRLGETNTERKVNVLILGATTENPESNLLLTFRRRIPMLIELPKLIDRPLSERLEILIMFLVREANRINKNLLVCRDVLMSLMLYNCQGNIGQLKSDVQVICAKSYVKYMSKNTDEVVIDLEDLSNFIKSSFLKGGTANKTVMNLVTDDLYIDIKNMEGYRNEINQYVNENEIYQYIENEYQTLEKQGLKVEEIDEILHEKVENKLGKIMNNKNIAKLLNINELKTIVRPEVIDITEGILKIVREKYQVINKSFFIALAIHINFTIERILTGKKIIKSNINKNRNELVQEFEIAEKIRKMIEKATKLKIPEDECGYIALYIKKFCSDELILEPKVRVIIITHGHVAEGMAEVANQLLGVDDAIGIEIELDESPEDALERTIKVVKQVDEGKGCLLLVDMGSLGGFASVVQEVTGIRTKTIGRVDTLIALEAVRKASIEGDNLDNIVKELNEAKIYKGTFKNEIANKEFLKNKKKALVTVCLTGQGNALNIKKFIENHLDRKNTGIKIFPIGFIDQHDIEEEVSRLSDEYEIVAVCGTINPKVSNVPFISYESLLSGTGISRIEKLMDLYIEEEKEEEKAESLVDLINEELIYLDLDALSKEDVIDTMTQALENKGYVNGKFALSIYKREAMGSGIFNNKVAIPHGLPENVIKPAISIAKLKNPIQWDKDVMVDLVFMLALKENNRDEIRKLFSMIRDENLLIELGSKDSNKEIKKMFS from the coding sequence ATGAGGGAAATAAGCGAGATTATTAGCAGCGAGGATAAGAAAAATCCATATACAGATCAAGAACTTGCTGATATGTTATCAATGCCTAGGATAAAAGTAATAAATGAAAGAAACAAACAAAATATTCCAGACTCAAGGGATAGAAGAAAAGATATTTTACTCAAGGATTTGAAAGAAATATTATCATTAAGTCCCAATGTATCAGAAAGAAAATTAACAGAATTAATGATAGATAGAGGATACAAAATTTCAAGAAACATTATTTCCAGAGTATTAAAGGAATTCGAGGAGGATTTTCTTCCAAAGGAAAAAGAAATAAGTGAAATTGAGGAAAGTTTAGTTCCTAAAATGCATACGCAAGATACAGGTTTCAACAAATTAATTGGGGCTAATGGAAGTTTAAAAAACAAAATAGATTTAGCTAAGGCGGCTATACTATATCCACCAAATGGACTCCATACATTAATTTATGGAGGAACAGGAGTAGGTAAGAGTGAGTTAGCTGAATGTATGTATGAGTTTGCAGTCAGTAATAATGTAAAGTCAAAAGATGCACCATTTATAATTTTTAACTGCGCAGATTATGCTGAAAATCCTAACCTGTTAATTTCTCAATTGTTTGGTGTAGTTAAAGGTGCGTATACAGGTGCTAATGCTGATAGAGATGGATTGGTTGAAAAGGCTAACGGAGGAATATTGTTCTTAGATGAAATTCATAGACTTCCACCGGAAGGGCAGGAAATACTATTCTATTTAATAGATAAGGGCAAGTATAGAAGATTAGGGGAAACTAATACAGAAAGAAAAGTAAACGTTCTAATATTAGGAGCAACAACAGAAAACCCCGAATCAAATCTATTATTAACATTTAGACGTAGAATTCCAATGCTTATAGAATTACCTAAATTAATAGATAGACCTCTATCAGAAAGATTAGAAATACTAATAATGTTTTTGGTAAGAGAGGCAAATAGAATTAATAAAAACCTTTTAGTTTGCAGAGATGTTTTAATGAGTCTTATGTTATATAACTGTCAAGGAAATATTGGACAATTAAAAAGTGATGTACAAGTAATATGTGCTAAAAGTTATGTTAAGTATATGTCTAAAAATACTGATGAGGTAGTTATAGATTTAGAGGATTTAAGTAATTTCATTAAAAGCTCATTCTTAAAAGGTGGAACAGCTAATAAGACAGTAATGAATTTGGTTACAGATGATCTATATATTGATATTAAAAACATGGAAGGCTATAGAAATGAAATAAATCAATATGTAAATGAAAATGAAATCTATCAATATATAGAAAATGAATATCAGACTCTTGAAAAGCAGGGGCTTAAGGTAGAGGAAATCGATGAAATACTTCATGAGAAGGTTGAAAATAAGCTTGGAAAGATAATGAATAATAAAAATATAGCAAAGCTTTTAAACATAAATGAGTTAAAAACAATAGTTAGACCAGAAGTTATAGATATAACTGAAGGAATACTTAAGATAGTAAGAGAGAAGTATCAGGTAATAAACAAGAGTTTCTTTATTGCACTTGCAATACACATTAACTTTACAATTGAAAGAATATTAACTGGCAAGAAAATCATCAAATCAAATATCAATAAGAATAGAAATGAACTGGTTCAAGAATTTGAAATAGCAGAAAAGATTAGAAAGATGATAGAAAAAGCAACAAAACTAAAAATTCCAGAAGACGAATGTGGATACATTGCTTTATATATTAAGAAATTCTGTTCAGATGAGCTAATTTTAGAGCCTAAGGTAAGGGTAATAATAATTACTCATGGACACGTAGCTGAAGGTATGGCTGAAGTTGCAAACCAATTACTGGGTGTAGATGATGCTATTGGTATTGAGATTGAACTAGATGAATCACCAGAAGATGCTTTAGAAAGAACTATAAAGGTAGTAAAGCAGGTGGATGAAGGAAAAGGATGTTTATTGCTTGTTGACATGGGTTCACTTGGGGGATTCGCATCAGTAGTTCAAGAAGTGACAGGAATAAGAACAAAAACTATTGGAAGAGTGGATACGCTTATAGCATTAGAAGCTGTAAGAAAGGCATCAATTGAGGGAGATAATTTAGATAATATTGTTAAAGAATTAAATGAAGCAAAAATATATAAAGGAACCTTCAAAAATGAGATTGCAAATAAAGAGTTCTTAAAGAATAAGAAAAAAGCATTGGTAACAGTTTGCTTAACTGGGCAAGGAAATGCCTTAAATATTAAAAAGTTTATTGAGAATCATCTTGATAGAAAAAATACAGGAATAAAAATATTCCCAATAGGTTTTATAGATCAACATGATATAGAAGAGGAAGTAAGTAGACTATCTGATGAATATGAAATAGTAGCAGTATGTGGAACCATTAATCCAAAAGTATCGAATGTACCATTTATTTCATATGAAAGCTTATTAAGTGGTACGGGAATTAGTAGAATTGAAAAATTAATGGATTTATATATTGAAGAAGAAAAAGAAGAAGAGAAGGCAGAAAGTTTAGTGGATTTAATTAATGAAGAACTTATCTATTTGGATTTAGATGCATTATCTAAGGAAGATGTAATAGATACAATGACACAAGCACTAGAGAATAAAGGATATGTAAATGGGAAATTTGCATTAAGTATTTATAAAAGAGAAGCCATGGGAAGTGGAATATTTAATAATAAGGTAGCTATTCCACATGGATTGCCAGAGAATGTTATAAAACCTGCCATATCAATTGCAAAACTAAAAAATCCAATACAGTGGGATAAGGATGTAATGGTAGATTTAGTTTTTATGTTGGCACTTAAAGAAAATAACAGAGATGAAATAAGAAAATTATTTTCTATGATTAGAGATGAAAACCTTTTAATAGAGCTAGGTTCAAAAGATTCGAATAAAGAAATAAAGAAAATGTTTTCATAA
- a CDS encoding galactitol-1-phosphate 5-dehydrogenase: MKAAVLHSVGDIRYEDIDIKPYGDDEVKIKVMAAGICGSDPPRALKSWKYPLPAILGHEFSGYVVEKGKNVTNVEVGDRVVAIPFEPCYECEYCKKGHFSLCENHGMLGAQSFGGFAEYANVKAANVLKIGDIDYEEAAMIEPLAVALHGVLNIKPQLGDVVAVLGAGTIGQLTIQWLKVTGVEKIIAVDISDKKISEAISLGADIGINALKENPVDKILELTNGLGVDICIESAGSKITQEQCLLVTKKKGKIGFQGIGHAGIELSEKAFEGIFRKELTLQGFWNSYSAPFPGQEWVKSIEYVKQKKIKLKELISHRFSLEDTAKAFEMIKERKEEYNKIMIVQS, translated from the coding sequence ATGAAGGCAGCAGTATTGCACTCAGTAGGAGATATAAGGTATGAAGACATTGACATAAAGCCTTATGGAGATGATGAAGTTAAAATAAAGGTTATGGCGGCAGGAATATGCGGGTCAGATCCTCCAAGAGCACTAAAGAGTTGGAAATATCCTCTACCTGCAATCTTAGGACATGAGTTCTCAGGATATGTAGTGGAAAAGGGTAAGAATGTTACAAATGTTGAAGTTGGCGATAGAGTAGTCGCAATTCCATTCGAGCCTTGTTATGAATGTGAATATTGTAAAAAAGGACATTTCTCACTTTGTGAAAATCATGGTATGTTAGGAGCTCAATCTTTTGGAGGCTTTGCTGAATACGCTAATGTTAAGGCAGCAAATGTATTAAAGATTGGTGACATTGATTATGAAGAAGCAGCTATGATAGAGCCACTAGCAGTAGCACTACATGGAGTACTTAATATTAAACCTCAACTAGGTGATGTAGTTGCAGTATTAGGGGCAGGTACAATAGGACAACTTACAATACAATGGCTTAAGGTTACAGGAGTTGAAAAGATTATTGCAGTAGATATTTCAGATAAAAAGATATCAGAAGCAATCAGTTTAGGTGCAGATATTGGAATAAATGCATTAAAAGAAAATCCTGTAGATAAAATATTAGAATTAACTAATGGTTTAGGAGTAGATATTTGTATTGAGAGTGCAGGTTCTAAAATCACTCAAGAACAATGTTTACTAGTAACAAAGAAAAAAGGAAAAATAGGATTTCAAGGCATTGGACATGCTGGTATAGAATTATCAGAAAAAGCTTTTGAAGGAATATTTAGAAAAGAATTGACATTACAAGGTTTCTGGAATTCATATTCAGCTCCATTCCCAGGTCAAGAATGGGTTAAGAGTATAGAATATGTAAAACAAAAGAAAATAAAACTTAAAGAGCTTATTTCACATAGATTCTCTTTAGAAGATACAGCAAAAGCTTTTGAAATGATTAAAGAAAGAAAAGAAGAATATAACAAGATAATGATAGTACAAAGCTAA
- a CDS encoding PTS sugar transporter subunit IIA, which produces MEISNYIKKELIKLNLPCKSRNEMFQMMHQEAYKYGYVEEDFLEGLLSREEVFPTGIKLSNYSVAIPHTEAEYVKNQFISVVVPENPIRFKQMDDETLETEVSLIFMLGLNKPHSQLEVLKELMGLIQKEDVVKEIISAKDEEQVKELLSNITLENV; this is translated from the coding sequence ATGGAAATAAGCAATTATATTAAGAAAGAATTGATAAAACTAAATCTACCATGTAAAAGCAGAAATGAAATGTTTCAGATGATGCATCAAGAAGCTTATAAGTATGGATACGTTGAAGAAGATTTCTTAGAAGGATTATTGTCAAGAGAAGAAGTTTTCCCAACAGGAATTAAATTATCTAACTACAGTGTAGCCATTCCTCATACTGAAGCAGAGTATGTTAAAAATCAATTTATATCAGTAGTTGTACCAGAAAATCCAATAAGATTTAAGCAAATGGATGATGAGACATTGGAGACTGAAGTAAGTTTAATATTCATGTTGGGTTTAAATAAACCACATAGCCAATTAGAAGTATTAAAAGAATTAATGGGTTTAATTCAAAAGGAGGATGTTGTAAAGGAAATAATATCTGCAAAGGATGAGGAACAAGTAAAAGAATTATTATCTAACATCACTTTAGAAAACGTATAA
- a CDS encoding zinc-binding dehydrogenase: protein MKALTKTKPGYDNMELLDIEEPKAEKNLVKIKVEYSGICGSDLHSFKGEYGNIKTPVVLGHEFAGVVVEVGEDVKSVKVGDRVTSETTFETCGTCDFCKSKDYNLCSSRKGIGTQVNGSFAEYVISREESVHVLPDNVTSLSAALTEPLACCVHAALEKTTVVKEDVVLVFGPGPIGLLLSQVAKSQGAYVIIAGVTKDKERLNLATKLGIDRAVDLQQEDLEKIVMEKTNNYGVNKVFDCSGVIHAVNQGLKLVKKKGDFVQVGIFAKTLNEMNQELIIQREIRYIGCRSQKPSSWEISLDLLKNKKVDTETLVTKIVDLDNWRDGIDAAMQGNEIKVVIRS from the coding sequence GTGAAAGCATTAACAAAAACTAAACCTGGATATGACAACATGGAGTTGTTAGACATTGAAGAACCAAAGGCAGAGAAGAACTTAGTAAAGATTAAGGTTGAGTATAGTGGTATATGCGGATCAGACCTTCACTCCTTCAAAGGTGAATATGGAAATATAAAAACTCCAGTTGTATTAGGTCATGAATTTGCAGGCGTAGTAGTAGAAGTTGGAGAAGATGTAAAGAGTGTTAAAGTAGGTGACAGAGTAACTAGCGAAACAACATTCGAAACTTGTGGAACATGTGATTTCTGTAAGAGTAAAGACTATAATCTATGCTCATCAAGAAAAGGAATTGGAACTCAAGTTAACGGAAGTTTTGCAGAATATGTTATCTCAAGAGAAGAAAGTGTACATGTTCTTCCAGACAATGTAACATCACTTTCTGCAGCATTAACAGAACCTCTTGCTTGTTGTGTACATGCCGCTTTAGAGAAGACAACTGTAGTTAAAGAAGACGTAGTTTTAGTATTTGGTCCAGGACCAATAGGATTACTTTTAAGCCAAGTAGCAAAATCTCAAGGAGCTTATGTAATCATAGCAGGAGTTACAAAGGATAAAGAAAGATTAAATTTGGCAACTAAATTAGGAATAGACAGAGCTGTAGATTTACAACAAGAAGATTTAGAGAAAATCGTAATGGAGAAAACAAACAATTACGGAGTTAATAAGGTTTTTGATTGCTCAGGTGTTATACATGCAGTAAATCAAGGATTAAAGCTTGTTAAGAAAAAAGGAGATTTCGTACAAGTTGGAATATTTGCTAAAACTCTAAATGAAATGAACCAAGAATTAATTATTCAAAGGGAAATTAGATACATTGGTTGTAGATCACAAAAACCAAGCTCATGGGAAATTTCTTTAGATCTTTTAAAGAACAAAAAGGTTGATACAGAAACTTTAGTTACAAAGATAGTAGACCTAGATAACTGGAGAGACGGAATAGATGCAGCAATGCAAGGCAATGAAATAAAAGTAGTTATTAGATCTTAA
- a CDS encoding PTS sugar transporter subunit IIB produces MKKRILVACGAGIATSTVVCDRVERLVKENKIDAEVRQCKIAEVAALQDQADLIVSTTILPTTYSIPAIKATAYITGIGTEKLDQQILDQLK; encoded by the coding sequence ATGAAAAAACGTATTTTAGTAGCTTGTGGAGCAGGTATTGCAACTTCAACAGTGGTTTGTGACAGAGTAGAAAGATTAGTAAAAGAAAATAAAATTGATGCAGAAGTAAGACAATGTAAAATAGCTGAAGTAGCAGCACTACAAGATCAGGCAGATTTAATAGTTTCAACTACAATTTTACCAACAACTTATAGTATTCCAGCTATTAAAGCAACAGCATATATAACTGGAATCGGTACTGAAAAGTTAGATCAACAAATATTGGATCAACTAAAGTAA
- a CDS encoding helicase-related protein — MLKKSKDREFRRLKDQIIHIEELVKNSNNNSLMEQEVTLRKKIKQLKSMKDNGFRGYKDVYYDYMEIYKYVSKRIIEDYNRKNGTDFSFEKTVSEDYDGFIKSGILSVLLTKHIPRILEREFDKAFPTDPKDEYKETRKIKRKFYLHLGETNTGKTYNALQSLKNSTKGVYLSPLRILALENFTRLNIEGVKTNLVTGEEEEIIDGATHLSCTIEKLNIDEEYDLAVIDEIQMIADDFRGFAWTRAILGVKAKEVHVCGALNTKDILIKIIKSCGDEYEFYEYKRDIPLIVEDKSFKLKNVKAGDGLVVFSKKKVLELAKYLVDNGVNASVIYGDLPPEVRKKQYRAFIDGDNKVLVTTDAIGMGVNLPLKRIVFMDTRKFDGNQVRNLTSQEIKQIAGRAGRKGIYNEGYVSAYGDNIDFIRYNIETKDEDIWEVVLGPSEAIINIKNIPLKDKLALWSIRDVEGKIYRKMDISEYIIKLENIKYYKLSQMDEWKLMKIPFDVSERELMVTFLNYIDEIFIGNKKELSKPRNFINELTDWELYYQKVGIYYSFGKNFNIEIDNEWIKEERIKVGNRINKLLGDINKDNYIIKMEENL; from the coding sequence ATTTTGAAAAAAAGTAAGGATAGAGAATTCAGAAGATTAAAAGACCAAATTATTCATATAGAAGAACTAGTAAAAAACTCAAACAATAATAGTCTAATGGAACAAGAAGTTACTTTAAGGAAAAAAATTAAGCAATTGAAATCAATGAAAGACAACGGCTTTAGAGGTTATAAAGATGTATATTATGATTACATGGAAATATATAAATATGTGTCAAAAAGAATAATAGAAGATTATAATAGAAAAAATGGAACGGACTTTAGCTTTGAAAAGACTGTAAGTGAAGATTATGATGGATTTATAAAGTCAGGAATATTAAGTGTTCTTTTAACTAAGCATATTCCGAGGATATTAGAAAGAGAATTTGATAAAGCTTTCCCGACGGATCCTAAAGATGAATATAAGGAAACTAGGAAAATAAAGAGAAAGTTTTACTTGCACTTGGGTGAAACGAATACTGGTAAAACCTATAATGCATTACAATCTTTAAAAAATTCTACAAAAGGAGTATATCTTTCGCCACTCAGAATTTTAGCCTTGGAAAATTTCACAAGATTAAATATTGAAGGAGTCAAAACTAATCTAGTTACAGGTGAGGAAGAAGAAATTATTGATGGAGCAACCCATCTATCTTGTACTATTGAAAAGCTTAATATAGATGAAGAATATGATTTGGCAGTCATAGATGAAATTCAAATGATCGCTGATGATTTTAGGGGATTTGCTTGGACTAGAGCTATATTAGGAGTAAAGGCCAAAGAAGTTCATGTTTGTGGGGCATTAAATACAAAAGATATATTAATAAAAATAATTAAATCCTGTGGTGATGAGTATGAATTTTATGAATATAAAAGAGATATACCACTAATCGTAGAAGACAAATCCTTTAAGCTTAAGAATGTTAAAGCTGGAGATGGGCTAGTAGTATTTTCTAAGAAGAAGGTCCTAGAGTTAGCTAAGTATTTAGTAGACAATGGGGTAAATGCTAGTGTTATTTATGGAGATTTGCCTCCAGAAGTTAGAAAGAAGCAATATCGGGCATTTATAGATGGTGATAATAAAGTGCTTGTAACTACTGATGCCATAGGAATGGGAGTAAATTTGCCACTAAAAAGAATTGTATTTATGGATACAAGGAAATTTGATGGTAATCAAGTTAGAAATCTGACTTCTCAGGAAATAAAACAAATTGCAGGGAGAGCAGGAAGAAAAGGAATATATAATGAAGGGTATGTATCAGCGTATGGTGATAACATAGATTTTATTAGATATAATATCGAAACTAAAGATGAAGATATTTGGGAAGTAGTTTTAGGTCCAAGTGAGGCTATAATTAATATTAAAAATATACCACTTAAAGATAAACTTGCACTTTGGAGCATTAGAGACGTAGAAGGCAAGATCTATAGAAAGATGGATATAAGCGAATATATAATTAAGCTAGAAAATATAAAATATTATAAGTTATCTCAAATGGATGAGTGGAAATTGATGAAGATTCCATTTGACGTTAGTGAAAGAGAACTTATGGTAACCTTTCTAAACTATATAGATGAAATATTTATAGGGAATAAGAAAGAACTAAGTAAGCCTAGAAATTTTATAAATGAATTAACAGATTGGGAATTATATTATCAAAAAGTTGGCATATATTATTCCTTCGGTAAGAATTTCAATATAGAAATAGATAATGAATGGATAAAAGAAGAAAGAATAAAAGTAGGTAATAGAATAAATAAGCTTTTAGGTGATATAAATAAAGATAATTATATAATTAAGATGGAAGAGAATCTATAA
- a CDS encoding ECF transporter S component: protein MKNKTKRIVLVGMFAALVFAGTYINIPIYYPGGKTMIHLGTTAIFIGAIFLGKGAGLAGGIGSGLFDLLDPAYASISIFTFAIKGLTGLLAGAIAFSGGRKGDNHLVNVIGFILGGAVSLGGYFILNLFLYGYGGAIMRLGSSLITTSIAIVITIPVSIVLKPLIKKSGINLLNDL from the coding sequence ATGAAAAATAAAACAAAAAGAATCGTGCTAGTAGGAATGTTTGCAGCTTTAGTCTTTGCTGGAACATATATTAACATTCCGATTTATTATCCAGGTGGAAAGACTATGATACATTTAGGAACCACTGCAATTTTTATCGGAGCAATTTTTTTAGGAAAGGGTGCAGGATTAGCGGGAGGAATTGGCTCAGGACTTTTTGATTTATTAGATCCAGCATATGCAAGTATATCAATATTTACTTTTGCTATTAAAGGATTAACGGGTTTGTTAGCTGGAGCTATTGCTTTTTCTGGGGGGAGAAAAGGAGATAATCATTTAGTAAATGTAATTGGATTTATTTTAGGAGGAGCAGTATCATTAGGTGGATATTTCATATTAAATCTATTTCTATATGGATATGGTGGAGCAATTATGAGATTAGGTAGTTCATTAATTACTACATCAATAGCAATTGTGATAACAATACCTGTGTCAATCGTATTAAAGCCATTAATTAAGAAAAGTGGAATTAATTTATTAAATGATTTATAA
- a CDS encoding PTS galactitol transporter subunit IIC, which yields MDKLMGIVQYILGIGPTAILPIAILIIGLIFGTGFKKAFKSGIIIGIGFVGINLVAGLLTGTLGPVAQDMVARFGLNLTVIDAGWPAAAAAAWASPVAAILIPICLVVNLIMIFFKLTNTLDIDIWNYWHFVAAGATGYIVTGSWWFAILCAVLYEIIVLVVADKTAPMVRDFYELEGISLPTGSTAAFAPLGYLIGKVVEKIPGINKLHADPESIQKRFGIFGEPMMMGLILGCILGALAGQDGGAIFKTGISMAAVMLLMPRMVKILMEGLIPISEAVKNMLQKKYAGRELYIGIDAAVSVGHPSVMATALILVPITLLLAVVLPGNKVLPFGDLATIPFYMAFIVGFRKGNIVHSVITGTILIAISLFMATNFADVHTSMMANANFHMPNGATQISSLDMGGNLFNWLILKFAEVAKAIF from the coding sequence ATGGATAAACTTATGGGAATTGTTCAGTACATTTTAGGAATCGGACCAACGGCAATATTGCCAATCGCAATCTTAATTATCGGATTAATATTTGGAACAGGTTTCAAAAAAGCATTTAAATCAGGAATAATAATTGGTATTGGTTTCGTAGGAATTAATTTAGTAGCTGGACTTTTAACAGGAACATTAGGACCTGTAGCTCAAGACATGGTTGCAAGATTTGGCTTGAACCTAACAGTAATAGATGCTGGATGGCCAGCAGCAGCGGCAGCAGCTTGGGCTTCACCAGTAGCAGCTATTCTTATACCAATATGTTTAGTAGTAAACTTAATAATGATTTTCTTTAAACTTACAAATACTCTTGATATTGATATCTGGAACTATTGGCACTTTGTTGCAGCAGGAGCAACTGGATATATAGTAACTGGTAGCTGGTGGTTTGCAATACTTTGTGCAGTATTATATGAAATTATTGTTTTAGTTGTAGCAGATAAAACTGCACCAATGGTTAGAGATTTCTATGAACTTGAAGGTATATCACTTCCAACTGGATCTACTGCAGCTTTTGCACCTTTAGGATACTTAATTGGAAAAGTAGTAGAAAAAATACCTGGAATAAACAAATTACATGCTGATCCTGAATCAATTCAAAAGAGATTTGGTATATTCGGAGAACCTATGATGATGGGTTTAATATTAGGATGTATACTTGGAGCACTTGCAGGTCAAGATGGTGGAGCAATATTCAAAACAGGTATATCAATGGCAGCAGTTATGCTTTTAATGCCAAGAATGGTAAAGATATTAATGGAAGGTTTAATTCCTATATCAGAAGCAGTTAAAAATATGCTTCAAAAGAAGTATGCAGGAAGAGAATTATATATCGGTATAGATGCAGCTGTATCAGTTGGTCATCCATCAGTTATGGCTACAGCATTAATACTAGTTCCTATTACTCTATTATTAGCAGTTGTATTACCAGGAAATAAAGTATTACCTTTCGGAGATTTAGCAACTATACCTTTCTATATGGCATTTATCGTTGGATTTAGAAAAGGAAACATTGTTCACTCTGTAATTACAGGAACTATATTGATAGCTATATCATTATTTATGGCAACTAACTTTGCAGATGTTCACACTTCAATGATGGCAAATGCAAACTTCCATATGCCAAACGGAGCAACTCAAATTTCAAGTTTAGATATGGGTGGTAACTTATTTAACTGGTTAATATTAAAATTTGCTGAAGTAGCTAAGGCTATATTCTAG